Part of the Sphingomonadaceae bacterium OTU29LAMAA1 genome, CTCCAGCCAGCCCTGCGCGGTCAGCGGATTGACGATGACGATTTCCGGCCCGTCAGGCTCGTCCAGTCGTGCAGCGATCGCCTCGGCGATCCGGCGCGATGCGAAATACTGGCTCTCGCAATAGATGTGGCGCTCGGCTGCCCTGATCTGGTCGATGAACAGCGCCTCGACCTCGGTGACCGCCGCTTCGCCCGGCATTTCGGGCTGGCTGCGCGCGATCCCCAGCTCGACGTCCTCGAACGTCGTCTCCAGCGACGCCGGCCAGCAGGTGCCGCCGCCCTCGACCGGGTGCAAGGTATGACCCGCGGCCAGATGCCAGCGATCACGGCACAGTTCGCCCAGCGCCGCGGCGGCCGGGCCGGTAATCGCGGTCGTCGCATCGTGCCAGGGCTTGTACGGCTTGCCGCCGGGTAGCTTGCGGCCGGGGTCGTCGTCGCGATGCGCCCGTGTGTCCCATCGCTCCGCGGTCATGTCGATGCCGCCGCAAAAGGCGAGGCAATCGTCGATCGAGACGATCTTCTGATGATGCGACGATGCGGTCGGGTGATGCCCGTCCAGCTTCACGTGGATGCGCGGGTGCCGCATCCACTTCAGCACCGTGAACACCGTGCTGCCACGGAACGCCGCCTTCATCGCGCCAACGTCCCAGCGCAGCAGGTACAGCTCCAGCTCCGGATTGCGTTCGATCAGCCAGTACAGGAAGTCGCCGACCGTTTCGGGCCCCTCGGTCGTGCCGGTGCTACCTACCAGCCGGATGCGCGCGTCGAAATCCCAGCCGACCAGCATGATCCGCTTCTTCGCCTGAAGGAACGCCTCGCGCGCGACTCCGAAATAGCGATCCGCATCGACGATCACCGACAGGCGATCGGCACGTTCGATACGCCAGACGTTACGGCCGGGGTCGAGCATCGTGGGCGTTCAGTCCTTCCTGTCGGCCATAGATGCGGTCGAGCACCTCGGCACTGCACGCGAACTGCTCCGCGGCGGGGTCGAAACGGGAGGACGCAGCAAGCTGTTCCGCCCATATGGCAGCGGACCGGGCGCCCCATGGATCGGGAGGCTCGGCCAGCGTGATCGCCTGCGTACCGGTGAAATGCTGCGCCGTGAAGTCATA contains:
- a CDS encoding phospholipase D-like domain-containing protein, coding for MLDPGRNVWRIERADRLSVIVDADRYFGVAREAFLQAKKRIMLVGWDFDARIRLVGSTGTTEGPETVGDFLYWLIERNPELELYLLRWDVGAMKAAFRGSTVFTVLKWMRHPRIHVKLDGHHPTASSHHQKIVSIDDCLAFCGGIDMTAERWDTRAHRDDDPGRKLPGGKPYKPWHDATTAITGPAAAALGELCRDRWHLAAGHTLHPVEGGGTCWPASLETTFEDVELGIARSQPEMPGEAAVTEVEALFIDQIRAAERHIYCESQYFASRRIAEAIAARLDEPDGPEIVIVNPLTAQGWLEPLAMDTARARLVETLHRRDKHDRFRLYHPFTRGGTAIYCHAKITIIDDTQLRIGSANINNRSLRLDTECDVVLDTERHPGAGLEAKIAATRHDLMAEHLDVAAERVAQLMEQTGSLIETIERLRGPGRSLRPYEVPDLDGIEKWLADNEVLDPEGPGEMFEATTHRGLFRGRLRKRR